One Fuerstiella marisgermanici DNA window includes the following coding sequences:
- a CDS encoding ISL3 family transposase, whose amino-acid sequence MQGTDFYEQILGLTGPWFVADVQLDMEAQQVDVFVEHGEGETFCCPDCDRQLPCYDHTKSRQWRHLDTMQFATILHARTPRVKCPDHGVKQIRLPWAEKNSRFSLFFERFAIDVLLATQTVKGACSILGISWDESWHILQKAVARGKDRKQSKNLPRIGIDEKAFRKRHNYVTLIYDLDKSTVEAISDGHDTAAADACFDQLSDSEKQSVEAVAMDMSAAYVKSTKGNIALAEQKIVHDRFHIMKLATEAVDKVRRSEQKKLRAEGDDRLTGTRYLWLSGQENLSEKQQERFDAAWKAELLTGKAWAYKEMLRDLWVHDTPAEATTFFNDWYKRVIHTKLEPMKKVARTIKERLANVVSYCTHGITNAVAEGMNSKIMAIKRRVGGYRNRDNFKTAILFYCGGLDLYPQ is encoded by the coding sequence ATGCAGGGAACAGACTTTTACGAACAGATTTTGGGACTGACGGGGCCGTGGTTTGTGGCGGACGTTCAGCTGGATATGGAAGCTCAACAGGTCGACGTTTTCGTCGAACATGGCGAGGGCGAAACTTTTTGCTGTCCGGATTGCGACAGGCAGCTGCCGTGCTATGACCACACGAAGTCTCGCCAATGGCGGCATCTGGACACGATGCAATTTGCGACCATCCTTCATGCCCGCACGCCTCGCGTGAAGTGCCCGGATCATGGCGTCAAACAGATCAGGCTTCCCTGGGCGGAAAAGAACAGCCGCTTCTCATTGTTCTTTGAACGCTTCGCCATCGACGTTCTTCTGGCCACACAAACCGTGAAAGGGGCGTGCAGCATTCTGGGGATCTCATGGGATGAATCGTGGCACATTCTGCAGAAGGCGGTGGCTCGCGGGAAGGATCGCAAACAATCGAAGAACCTCCCTCGAATCGGCATCGACGAGAAAGCCTTTCGAAAACGACACAACTACGTCACGCTGATCTATGACTTGGACAAGAGCACTGTCGAAGCGATTTCCGATGGTCATGACACGGCAGCCGCTGATGCCTGTTTCGATCAGCTTTCCGACAGTGAAAAGCAGTCTGTGGAGGCGGTTGCGATGGACATGAGTGCCGCATACGTCAAGAGCACCAAAGGCAACATTGCATTGGCCGAACAGAAGATTGTGCACGACCGCTTTCACATCATGAAGCTGGCAACCGAAGCCGTCGACAAGGTCCGTCGGTCGGAGCAGAAGAAGCTTCGCGCCGAAGGCGATGATCGATTGACGGGAACTCGGTATCTGTGGCTTTCAGGCCAGGAGAATCTCAGCGAAAAACAGCAGGAACGCTTTGATGCCGCATGGAAGGCAGAGTTACTCACGGGCAAAGCGTGGGCCTACAAGGAGATGCTGCGAGACCTCTGGGTTCATGACACTCCGGCAGAGGCCACGACGTTCTTCAATGACTGGTACAAGCGAGTCATCCACACAAAGCTGGAGCCAATGAAGAAAGTCGCTCGCACGATCAAAGAACGCTTAGCCAATGTGGTGAGCTACTGCACTCACGGAATCACAAACGCCGTCGCCGAAGGAATGAACAGCAAAATCATGGCCATCAAACGAAGAGTCGGCGGATACCGAAACCGCGACAACTTCAAAACCGCCATCCTCTTCTACTGCGGAGGACTCGACCTCTACCCACAATAA
- a CDS encoding WD40 repeat domain-containing protein yields the protein MDQFIGTGDRLGQVYLWDSKSGRLVHHLQGPNAYVWHVDFSTDNKYIASASSDHNVRIWSTKTGALIHTFEGHTDDVTAVAFTSSNLLLSAGFDDRIILWDVAQQRRLASSVASHQFGIATGGLHVSPNNDVFITVGAPSQISSTSVSVWDARTLKNRGELLDMSASIDETAFSRDGKALFVAKWDRSIVTWDIKNAKLLNLLKGHADYVRCLSVSPDGAGPARTLGNLGWRDK from the coding sequence ATGGACCAATTTATCGGTACTGGTGACCGCTTGGGGCAGGTCTATCTCTGGGATTCGAAGAGCGGTCGACTCGTGCATCACCTCCAAGGTCCGAATGCGTATGTGTGGCACGTCGATTTTTCAACAGACAACAAGTACATTGCGTCCGCCTCGTCTGATCACAATGTCCGGATCTGGTCCACGAAAACCGGCGCGTTAATTCACACGTTCGAAGGTCACACAGACGATGTGACAGCAGTCGCGTTCACGTCCAGCAATCTTCTGTTAAGCGCCGGTTTCGACGATCGAATCATCCTCTGGGATGTTGCCCAGCAACGGCGTCTTGCGTCGAGCGTGGCAAGTCATCAATTTGGAATTGCAACGGGTGGGTTGCATGTCTCGCCGAATAATGACGTGTTCATTACCGTTGGGGCTCCATCGCAGATTAGCTCCACGTCTGTCAGCGTTTGGGATGCTAGAACATTGAAGAACCGAGGCGAACTCCTGGATATGAGTGCCTCTATTGATGAAACTGCATTCTCCCGTGATGGGAAGGCGTTGTTTGTGGCAAAATGGGATCGCTCAATCGTGACGTGGGACATCAAAAATGCCAAACTACTGAACCTGTTGAAAGGACACGCGGACTATGTTCGGTGCCTTTCAGTGTCGCCTGATGGAGCAGGGCCAGCGCGCACTTTGGGCAATTTAGGCTGGCGCGACAAGTGA
- a CDS encoding DUF4145 domain-containing protein has protein sequence MTFIPPSPFAASFTCPLCGAIAQQEWWMKAMSGGIVSQSRDDHPVRVGKCTHCSGHTIWHEDEMLLPFSGAAPRPNTEMPPSVRKLYEEAAALFTRSPRAAAALLRLSIQVLCTELGESGKNINADIASLVGKGLPEVVQQSLDIVRVTGNEAVHPGQIDTDDPEVVGSLFELTNVIVEYMIAMPKRVSGLYSTLPKNAVDAIERRDKA, from the coding sequence ATGACCTTCATACCTCCTTCACCGTTTGCCGCCTCCTTTACCTGTCCCTTGTGTGGAGCAATCGCACAACAGGAATGGTGGATGAAAGCAATGAGCGGGGGCATAGTCAGCCAAAGTCGCGACGATCATCCTGTACGTGTTGGAAAATGCACGCATTGCAGCGGCCACACCATTTGGCATGAAGACGAGATGCTTCTCCCCTTCAGCGGAGCGGCCCCACGCCCAAATACTGAAATGCCACCGTCTGTCCGCAAACTTTATGAAGAAGCTGCCGCACTCTTTACACGCTCGCCGCGTGCCGCAGCCGCGCTTCTTCGGCTGTCGATTCAGGTGCTTTGCACCGAGCTGGGCGAGTCAGGGAAGAATATTAACGCGGACATCGCGTCGCTGGTCGGAAAGGGATTGCCTGAGGTTGTCCAGCAGTCTCTAGATATTGTTCGCGTAACCGGTAACGAAGCCGTACATCCTGGGCAAATTGACACCGATGACCCAGAGGTTGTTGGATCGCTATTCGAACTGACTAACGTAATTGTGGAATACATGATTGCCATGCCAAAGCGAGTTTCTGGGCTGTACTCGACGCTCCCCAAGAATGCCGTTGACGCTATCGAACGCCGAGACAAAGCTTAG
- a CDS encoding ISAs1 family transposase, which produces MSTVELAVTQELTGNIVHYFDQLKDPRSNINRLHLLGDVIVIAICGVLANADGPSAIAEWARLNADGLQKHLALPHGIPKKDTYRRVLSLLKPNDFQACFVQWIESLEGLSDEQKEGYRKQIAIDGKALRRSHDKKNGLGALFIVSAWASDQGISLGQVATEEKSNEITAIPKLLNEINIDEAIITIDAAGCQKNIAQQIVSGNADYVLALKGNQPKLYEVVQKFFLDHLEDDFARCPVSRYEETEKGHGRQEQRIYYQATVPVDFDVGHKWAGLKTIGTAIRMYEQDGIHHSDVRYYISSLRRKGELFATTVRGHWAIENTLHWSLDMTYREDESRVRNRIFANNLSWLRRITLSLIKKHPGKQSNVMKRRMAGWNIDYLMQILTGKTT; this is translated from the coding sequence ATGTCGACAGTTGAACTGGCGGTCACCCAGGAGCTGACAGGAAACATTGTTCATTACTTTGATCAATTGAAAGACCCGCGTTCCAACATCAATCGTCTGCATCTGCTTGGTGATGTGATTGTGATCGCCATTTGCGGAGTGCTGGCCAACGCCGACGGCCCCAGTGCGATTGCGGAATGGGCGCGACTGAATGCCGATGGCCTGCAGAAACACCTGGCACTTCCGCATGGCATTCCGAAAAAAGATACGTACCGGCGCGTCCTTTCTCTCCTGAAGCCGAACGACTTTCAAGCGTGCTTCGTGCAATGGATTGAATCGCTGGAAGGACTTTCCGACGAACAGAAAGAAGGCTACAGAAAACAGATTGCGATTGATGGCAAAGCACTCCGTCGATCACATGACAAAAAGAATGGGCTGGGTGCGTTGTTCATCGTGAGTGCGTGGGCTTCTGATCAGGGGATTTCTCTGGGACAGGTGGCGACGGAAGAGAAGTCGAACGAGATCACCGCGATCCCGAAATTACTGAACGAAATCAATATCGATGAGGCGATCATTACGATTGACGCAGCGGGTTGTCAAAAAAACATTGCGCAGCAGATCGTGTCTGGCAATGCAGACTATGTGTTAGCCCTGAAAGGCAACCAACCGAAACTCTATGAGGTCGTGCAGAAGTTTTTTCTCGATCACCTGGAGGATGACTTCGCTCGCTGTCCCGTCAGTCGCTATGAAGAAACAGAGAAGGGACACGGTCGGCAGGAACAGAGAATCTACTATCAGGCGACCGTGCCTGTCGATTTTGACGTGGGCCACAAATGGGCCGGACTCAAGACCATCGGAACGGCGATCCGAATGTACGAGCAGGACGGCATTCATCATTCTGACGTTCGCTACTACATCAGCAGTCTGCGTCGCAAAGGCGAGCTGTTCGCAACAACGGTTCGTGGTCACTGGGCCATAGAAAACACGCTGCACTGGAGTCTCGACATGACCTACCGCGAGGATGAGAGTCGAGTCCGAAACCGAATCTTCGCGAACAATTTGTCATGGCTCAGACGAATCACACTCAGCCTCATCAAGAAACATCCTGGCAAACAAAGCAACGTCATGAAAAGAAGAATGGCCGGATGGAACATTGACTATTTGATGCAAATCCTTACCGGCAAAACAACTTAG